A single window of Chlamydia ibidis 10-1398/6 DNA harbors:
- the rpe gene encoding ribulose-phosphate 3-epimerase, with amino-acid sequence MVKQRFLQVAPSIMGADLTRIGLEAKRIEESGADFVHIDVMDGHFVPNLTFGPGIIAAINRSTDLFLEVHAMMYNPFGFVESFVQSGADRIIVHFEAEENLKDLLLYIKKCGVEAGLAFSPETSMEFIPSFLPYCDVVLLMSVNPGFCGQAFLENTLDKVRFVKQARTTLGLEGSCLIEVDGGIDDSTANLCRKAGADIVVAGSYFFRNDIISMQEKVALLKGEDHGVE; translated from the coding sequence GTGGTTAAACAGCGTTTTCTGCAGGTCGCTCCTTCTATTATGGGGGCGGACCTTACTCGTATAGGGTTGGAAGCAAAAAGGATAGAGGAGTCGGGTGCTGACTTCGTTCATATTGATGTGATGGATGGCCATTTTGTTCCTAATCTTACTTTTGGTCCGGGAATCATAGCAGCTATTAATCGGTCTACGGATCTTTTTTTAGAAGTTCATGCTATGATGTATAACCCCTTTGGTTTTGTGGAATCTTTTGTACAGTCTGGCGCGGACAGGATTATAGTTCACTTTGAAGCTGAAGAAAATCTTAAGGATCTCTTGTTGTATATCAAAAAGTGTGGGGTTGAGGCTGGTCTAGCTTTTTCTCCGGAAACTTCTATGGAGTTTATACCCTCTTTCTTACCTTATTGTGATGTTGTTTTATTAATGTCTGTTAACCCGGGTTTCTGTGGGCAGGCATTTCTGGAAAATACCCTTGATAAGGTCCGTTTTGTAAAGCAAGCAAGAACTACTTTGGGGTTGGAAGGGAGTTGTTTGATAGAAGTTGATGGGGGGATAGATGATAGCACGGCTAATTTATGTCGAAAAGCCGGTGCGGATATTGTTGTTGCGGGTTCGTATTTCTTTCGGAACGATATAATTAGCATGCAAGAAAAAGTCGCGCTACTTAAAGGAGAAGATCATGGTGTTGAGTAG
- a CDS encoding coiled-coil domain-containing protein: protein MSSPLNNSTIPSLSFQNTSCHHAGDKSCPYAVPSSVHNAEMKLSTLEKVLRVAQITALLTLLGLGILAIGCACSCVALPIGAAVTMISIMLLSFVIVLLALGSSSSAAIYRKMQTGLQVLHRENVRLNTEISSLQNTNNELKSQLDQLKLLHSTLESFGNKLETHTGDFGDLVRNFQEEVERFKTIGDKVDDTLQPFLRLAESMRATFSQESVTALTNTVAELRGQLSLLTTVLNNMREQAEQQRKELDFLSIKKLELEESVKDLKGTITSLKKVEASLIAHAANLESMSLHSTNPESTASPNNTTSSTSQVNTHWFIP from the coding sequence ATGTCATCGCCTTTGAATAACTCAACTATACCATCCTTGTCTTTCCAAAATACGTCATGCCATCATGCGGGAGATAAATCCTGTCCGTATGCAGTGCCTTCCAGTGTTCATAATGCAGAAATGAAACTCTCGACGTTAGAAAAAGTTTTACGAGTTGCTCAAATCACAGCGCTATTGACACTACTTGGATTAGGGATATTAGCTATAGGGTGCGCTTGCTCTTGCGTAGCTTTACCAATTGGAGCTGCTGTAACAATGATCAGTATTATGTTATTATCATTCGTTATCGTATTACTTGCTTTGGGTAGCAGTAGTTCAGCAGCAATTTATAGAAAAATGCAAACTGGGTTACAAGTGCTGCACCGTGAGAATGTCCGTTTAAACACGGAAATAAGTAGTTTGCAAAATACAAATAACGAACTTAAATCCCAACTAGACCAATTAAAACTTCTACACAGTACTTTAGAATCATTTGGAAATAAATTAGAAACTCATACTGGAGACTTTGGGGATCTTGTCCGAAACTTCCAAGAAGAAGTAGAACGTTTTAAAACCATCGGGGATAAAGTAGACGACACCTTACAACCATTTTTACGATTAGCAGAGTCTATGAGAGCTACGTTCTCGCAAGAAAGTGTTACTGCACTCACCAATACAGTAGCCGAACTACGTGGCCAGCTATCACTTCTTACAACAGTGCTTAACAATATGCGAGAACAAGCTGAACAGCAAAGAAAAGAGTTAGATTTTTTATCAATTAAAAAACTAGAGCTAGAAGAGTCAGTAAAAGATCTAAAAGGCACAATAACTTCCTTAAAAAAAGTAGAAGCCAGCCTAATAGCTCATGCTGCTAACCTCGAGTCTATGTCATTGCATTCTACAAACCCAGAGTCTACCGCATCCCCAAACAACACAACTAGCTCGACATCACAAGTAAACACCCACTGGTTTATCCCATAA
- the accB gene encoding acetyl-CoA carboxylase biotin carboxyl carrier protein, with the protein MDLKQIEKLMIAMGRNSMKRFAIKREGLELELERETGERSSQDPLFYDSRLFAGFSQERPIPTDPHKVSPKDCVSEVPEVEVKQHSGDFISSPLVGTFYSAPSPDSPPFVKPGDMVSEDSIVCIVEAMKVMNEVKAGMSGRVVEVLITNGDPVQFGSKLFRIVKSE; encoded by the coding sequence ATGGATTTAAAACAAATCGAAAAGCTAATGATTGCTATGGGACGTAATAGCATGAAGCGTTTCGCTATAAAACGAGAAGGTTTAGAGCTTGAATTGGAGAGAGAGACAGGAGAAAGGAGTAGCCAAGATCCTCTCTTCTATGATAGTAGGCTTTTTGCTGGATTTTCTCAGGAGCGTCCAATCCCGACAGATCCACATAAAGTATCACCGAAGGATTGTGTTTCTGAAGTTCCAGAAGTTGAAGTGAAACAGCATTCCGGTGATTTCATTAGCTCACCTTTGGTAGGCACTTTTTATAGTGCACCATCTCCAGATTCCCCTCCTTTTGTTAAACCTGGGGACATGGTTTCTGAAGATAGCATCGTATGTATCGTAGAAGCAATGAAAGTGATGAATGAGGTGAAAGCTGGAATGTCAGGGCGAGTCGTCGAAGTATTAATTACTAATGGTGATCCTGTACAATTTGGTTCTAAACTATTCCGTATTGTCAAGTCTGAGTAA
- the accC gene encoding acetyl-CoA carboxylase biotin carboxylase subunit gives MKKVLIANRGEIAVRIIRACHDLGLSTVAVYSLADQEALHVLLADEAVCIGEPHAAKSYLKIANILAACEITGADAVHPGYGFLSENANFASICESCGLTFIGPSSDSIATMGDKVAAKQLARRVKCPVIPGSDGVVQDEAEGLKIAEKIGFPVVIKAVAGGGGRGIRIVREKDEFYRAFSAARSEAEAGFNNPSVYIEKLIENPRHLEVQILGDKHGNYVHLGERDCTVQRRRQKLIEETPSPILTPELRSRVGKVAVDLAKSAGYYSAGTVEFLLDKDKKFYFMEMNTRIQVEHTITEEVTGIDLVKEQIRVAMGNKLPWKQKSITFTGHVIQCRINAEDPSNNFAPSPGQLDYYLPPAGPAVRVDGACYSGYNISPYYDSMIAKVITKGRDRNEAIAIMKRALKEFHIGGVHSTIPFHQFMLDNPKFVNSDYDINYVDQLLSEGNSLF, from the coding sequence ATGAAGAAAGTATTAATTGCTAATCGAGGGGAAATTGCAGTACGTATCATACGTGCGTGTCATGATCTAGGCTTGTCTACTGTTGCGGTCTATTCCCTAGCTGATCAAGAAGCACTACATGTTTTATTGGCTGATGAAGCTGTTTGTATTGGTGAGCCGCATGCAGCTAAGTCCTACTTAAAAATAGCAAATATTTTGGCTGCTTGTGAGATTACAGGTGCTGATGCGGTCCATCCTGGTTATGGTTTTTTAAGTGAAAATGCAAACTTCGCATCGATATGCGAAAGTTGTGGCCTAACTTTTATAGGCCCAAGTTCTGATTCTATCGCAACTATGGGAGATAAAGTTGCTGCTAAGCAATTAGCAAGGAGAGTCAAATGCCCAGTTATTCCTGGATCTGATGGTGTCGTACAGGACGAAGCTGAAGGTCTTAAAATTGCTGAAAAAATAGGTTTCCCTGTTGTTATTAAAGCTGTTGCTGGTGGTGGAGGCCGTGGTATTCGTATCGTTCGAGAGAAGGATGAGTTCTATCGAGCGTTTTCTGCAGCAAGATCTGAAGCAGAGGCTGGATTCAATAACCCAAGTGTCTATATCGAGAAGCTTATAGAAAATCCTCGTCACTTGGAGGTGCAAATTTTAGGTGATAAACATGGAAATTATGTTCATCTTGGTGAACGTGATTGCACTGTTCAACGCCGTCGTCAGAAGCTAATTGAAGAGACACCTAGTCCTATTTTAACTCCAGAACTTCGTTCTCGGGTTGGTAAGGTAGCTGTTGATTTAGCAAAAAGTGCTGGCTATTATTCTGCAGGGACTGTGGAATTTCTCCTTGATAAAGATAAGAAATTTTACTTTATGGAGATGAATACTCGTATTCAGGTCGAGCATACGATTACTGAAGAGGTCACGGGTATTGATCTAGTCAAAGAGCAAATCCGTGTAGCGATGGGTAATAAATTGCCATGGAAACAAAAGAGTATTACTTTCACGGGACACGTAATACAATGTCGAATCAATGCTGAAGATCCTAGTAATAATTTTGCTCCTTCTCCAGGGCAACTGGATTATTATTTACCTCCGGCAGGCCCTGCTGTACGTGTAGATGGAGCTTGTTATAGTGGATATAACATCTCTCCGTATTATGACTCCATGATCGCTAAGGTAATTACTAAAGGAAGAGATCGTAACGAAGCCATCGCTATTATGAAACGAGCTTTAAAAGAATTTCATATTGGCGGCGTACATTCAACGATTCCTTTTCATCAATTCATGTTAGACAATCCTAAATTTGTAAATTCTGATTATGACATAAATTATGTTGATCAGTTGTTGTCAGAAGGAAACTCTTTATTTTAA
- a CDS encoding class I SAM-dependent methyltransferase: protein MPKKYPIKNKKFPPYDQKTQDTSWESVANDYHKTVKEDGHYYHKKVILPNLLPLLSLTPDSSVLDIGCGQGILERAIPQACDYLGIDLSSSLLKIAKKLSCVHKHQFLLHDLTLPLKKELGRQFSHAIAILSLQNMQNPELAIANTASLLKDGAKFFLVLNHPCFRIPRVSSWGYDESKKLIFRRLDRYLSPLKVPIVAHPSKSDSATTVSFHFPLAYWAQSLFKHNFVINNIQEWTSPKISAGKRAKAENFSRKEFPLFLLIACTKLT, encoded by the coding sequence ATGCCAAAAAAATATCCCATAAAAAATAAGAAATTCCCACCATATGATCAGAAAACTCAAGATACTTCTTGGGAATCTGTTGCTAATGATTACCATAAAACCGTTAAAGAAGACGGGCATTACTATCATAAAAAAGTGATTCTTCCTAATCTTCTCCCCTTACTTTCTCTAACTCCTGATTCCTCTGTTTTAGACATCGGGTGTGGGCAAGGAATTTTAGAAAGAGCGATTCCGCAAGCTTGTGACTATCTGGGCATTGATCTGTCTTCAAGTTTATTAAAAATAGCAAAAAAACTTAGTTGTGTTCATAAACATCAATTTCTTCTTCATGATCTAACGCTTCCTTTGAAGAAGGAGCTAGGACGACAGTTTTCTCATGCTATAGCAATATTGTCTTTGCAAAACATGCAAAACCCTGAACTAGCTATTGCAAATACTGCTAGTTTATTAAAAGATGGTGCCAAATTTTTCTTAGTCCTTAATCATCCCTGTTTTCGTATTCCTAGAGTATCATCTTGGGGATACGATGAATCTAAAAAACTAATATTCCGAAGGCTTGATCGCTATCTCTCTCCTTTGAAAGTTCCCATTGTTGCCCATCCAAGCAAAAGTGATTCTGCAACAACAGTTTCTTTTCATTTTCCTTTAGCTTATTGGGCCCAGAGTTTGTTTAAACACAATTTTGTAATAAACAATATCCAAGAATGGACTTCACCAAAAATATCAGCAGGAAAACGGGCAAAAGCAGAAAACTTTAGTAGAAAAGAATTTCCGTTATTTCTTTTGATTGCATGTACTAAATTAACATAA
- a CDS encoding elongation factor P, giving the protein MVLSSQLSVGMFISTKDGLYKVVSVSKVTGNKGDSFIKASLKATDSDVIVERNFKIGQEIKEAQFEARNLEYLYPEGESYLFLDLGNYEKMYISKEIMKDNFLFLKAGVTVSAMVHEDVVFSVELPHFLELMVSKTDFPGDSLCLASGSKKALLETGVEVMVPPFVEIGDVIKIDTRTCEYIQRV; this is encoded by the coding sequence ATGGTGTTGAGTAGCCAGCTCTCTGTGGGGATGTTTATTTCTACAAAGGACGGTCTATATAAGGTTGTTTCTGTATCTAAGGTAACAGGGAACAAAGGAGATTCTTTTATTAAGGCCTCTCTTAAGGCCACGGATTCTGATGTTATTGTTGAAAGAAATTTCAAAATAGGCCAGGAGATCAAAGAGGCTCAATTTGAAGCTAGAAACCTAGAATACTTATATCCCGAAGGTGAAAGTTATCTTTTTCTGGATTTAGGAAATTATGAAAAGATGTACATTTCCAAAGAAATTATGAAAGATAATTTTCTTTTCCTGAAAGCGGGGGTTACGGTTTCTGCTATGGTTCATGAAGATGTGGTGTTTTCCGTGGAATTGCCACATTTTTTAGAACTTATGGTATCTAAGACGGATTTTCCTGGGGATTCTCTTTGCCTGGCGTCGGGTTCGAAGAAGGCGTTATTGGAAACAGGAGTGGAAGTTATGGTCCCACCGTTTGTGGAAATCGGTGATGTTATAAAAATTGATACGCGTACGTGTGAATATATTCAGCGTGTTTAA